In Camelus dromedarius isolate mCamDro1 chromosome 3, mCamDro1.pat, whole genome shotgun sequence, one DNA window encodes the following:
- the CAMLG gene encoding guided entry of tail-anchored proteins factor CAMLG, translating into MEPVAVATDSGDRPGAPAVSGLSASQRRAELRRRKLLMNSEQRINRIMGFHRPGTSAEEESQTKSKQQDSDKLNSLTIPSVSKRVVLGDSISAGATDQQSGVPEVKGTQLGDKLDSFIKPSECSNDISLELRQRNRGDLTADTAQRGSRHGLEQYLSRFEEAMKLRKQLISEKPNQEDGNTTEEFDSFRIFRLVGCALLAFGVRAFVCKYLSIFAPFLTLQLAYMGLYKYFPKGEKKIKTTVLTAALLLSGIPAEVINRSMDTYSKMGEVFTDLCVYFFTFIFCHELLDYWGSEVP; encoded by the exons ATGGAGCCGGTCGCCGTCGCTACCGACAGCGGGGACCGGCCGGGGGCCCCGGCGGTTTCAGGCCTGTCGGCTTCGCAGCGTCGGGCCGAGCTGCGGCGGAGAAAGCTGCTCATGAATTCTGAACAGCGCATCAACCGGATCATGGGCTTTCACAGGCCCGGGACCAGCGCGG AAGAAGAAAGCCAAACAAAATCAAAGCAGCAGGACAGTGATAAACTGAACTCCCTCACCATTCCTTCGGTTTCTAAGCGAGTAGTGCTGGGTGATTCGATCAGTGCAGGAGCAACTGACCAGCAGAGTGGTGTGCCAGAGGTAAAGGGGACTCAGCTGGGAGACAAATTGGACTCTTTCATTAAACCTTCTGAGTGCAGTAATGATATAAGCCTTGAGCTCCGGCAGCGGAACAGAGGGGACCTGACAGCAGATACTGCCCAGAGGGGTTCTCGCCATGGCCTAGAACAGTACCTCTCCAGATTTGAAGAAGCAATGAAGCTAAGGAAACAGCTGATTAGTGAGAAACCCAATCAAGAGGATGGAAATACAACAGAAGAATTTGACTCTTTTCGAATCTTTAGATTGGTGGGATGTGCTCTTCTTGCCTTTGGAGTCAGAGCTTTTGTTTGCAAATACTTG TCCATATTTGCTCCATTTCTTACTTTACAACTTGCATACATGGGACTATACAAATATTTCCCCAag GGTGAAAAGAAGATAAAGACAACAGTACTAACAGCTGCACTTCTGTTATCTGGAATTCCTGCTGAAGTGATAAATCGGTCAATGGATACATATAGCAAAATGGGCGAAGTTTTCACAGATCTCTGTGTCTActttttcacttttatcttttGTCATGAACTGCTTGATTATTGGGGCTCTGAAGTACCATGA